The Leadbettera azotonutricia ZAS-9 genome has a window encoding:
- a CDS encoding RCC1 domain-containing protein has product MKKIKCLILLIALAGLLMAGCKSSARAKDDPSRMVRDLNAGVANVFLLTEDGNLWSAGYNRSAQADVNAPADSQAHFGIVQILDESGAAFQGVKSIAAGEGHTLILKDDGSLWASGESLYGELGLGGDGTGKLASFTQLKTQGTSGDAIADVQYIAAGNNNSFYIKNDGTLWAAGYNYYGELGLGDKENKTSFTQVSSAGNNVKTVSAGARHTVILKTDGTVWVTGYNFNGQLGLNNTVDANTFTQVQDMNASSAAAGNYHTTVLKSDGTVWTTGENYYGQLGWDDLEDRKQFTQVQDDKGAIINDAKEIAARGDLTLIRRDKDALLIAGTYTTEPEPRDESKLPPYTAEKVVKPTFAPLVPEQAAASAFKDIKKIILGYQSIYIVTSDSHLWAAGSNRYGQLNLGYDTSLSVVLRQVFP; this is encoded by the coding sequence ATGAAAAAGATAAAATGCCTGATTTTGCTTATTGCCTTAGCAGGCTTGCTTATGGCTGGCTGTAAAAGCTCGGCCAGGGCCAAGGATGATCCTTCGAGGATGGTTAGGGATCTTAATGCCGGGGTTGCCAATGTATTTCTCCTGACAGAAGACGGCAACCTTTGGAGCGCAGGGTACAATCGCTCGGCCCAGGCCGATGTGAATGCCCCGGCGGATTCCCAGGCCCATTTCGGCATAGTCCAGATACTGGATGAAAGCGGGGCAGCCTTCCAGGGGGTAAAATCCATTGCGGCCGGGGAAGGCCACACCCTCATCCTTAAGGATGACGGCAGCCTCTGGGCATCGGGCGAATCCCTCTACGGCGAACTTGGCCTTGGGGGCGATGGCACAGGAAAACTTGCAAGCTTTACCCAGCTTAAAACCCAGGGTACAAGCGGCGATGCTATTGCCGATGTGCAGTACATCGCGGCGGGGAATAATAATTCCTTCTATATAAAAAATGATGGCACCCTCTGGGCAGCAGGCTATAACTACTACGGCGAACTTGGCCTTGGAGACAAGGAGAACAAGACTTCCTTTACTCAGGTAAGCAGCGCAGGCAATAATGTCAAAACAGTCTCGGCAGGCGCCCGGCACACAGTGATACTCAAAACCGACGGCACTGTGTGGGTTACGGGCTACAACTTCAATGGCCAACTCGGGCTCAACAATACGGTGGACGCCAATACCTTTACCCAAGTGCAGGACATGAATGCCTCTTCGGCTGCGGCGGGCAATTACCACACCACGGTTCTCAAAAGCGACGGCACGGTCTGGACGACAGGGGAGAATTATTACGGGCAGCTCGGCTGGGATGATCTTGAAGATCGTAAACAGTTCACCCAGGTGCAGGACGACAAAGGCGCCATCATCAACGATGCAAAAGAAATCGCCGCTCGTGGGGATCTCACCCTCATCCGCAGGGATAAAGATGCCCTCCTCATAGCAGGCACCTATACCACTGAACCTGAACCCCGCGACGAGAGCAAGCTTCCTCCGTACACAGCGGAAAAAGTTGTGAAGCCCACCTTTGCGCCCCTTGTCCCGGAACAGGCTGCTGCTTCCGCATTCAAGGATATTAAGAAGATCATCCTGGGTTATCAAAGCATTTATATAGTTACCAGCGACAGCCATCTCTGGGCGGCAGGCTCAAACCGTTACGGCCAGCTTAACCTGGGGTACGACACAAGCCTTTCCGTTGTTTTGCGGCAGGTGTTCCCATGA
- a CDS encoding DNA-3-methyladenine glycosylase I, translating to MKNDNLIRCPWCLGDDVYTKYHDKEWGKPLKNSRKLFEFLILDGAQAGLSWITILKRRQGYREAFDGFDAEKMASYTQKDIARLMGDAGIIRNKRKILSAIENAQAYLNLMEGKQSFSKWLWNFVDGEPVINHWKTLREIPVSTDLSERISKELKTLGFTFVGPTIVYAFIQAAGLVNDHLVDCFRYKGVYE from the coding sequence ATGAAAAACGACAACCTGATTCGGTGCCCCTGGTGCCTCGGCGATGATGTTTATACCAAATACCACGACAAGGAATGGGGCAAGCCCCTCAAAAACAGCCGGAAGCTTTTTGAATTCCTCATCCTGGATGGCGCCCAGGCAGGGCTTTCGTGGATTACTATCCTCAAACGGCGCCAGGGCTACAGGGAAGCCTTCGATGGTTTTGACGCTGAAAAGATGGCCTCCTATACCCAGAAGGATATTGCCCGCCTTATGGGGGATGCCGGGATCATCAGGAATAAACGGAAGATACTTTCTGCAATTGAGAATGCCCAGGCCTATCTCAATTTAATGGAAGGAAAACAATCCTTTTCAAAATGGCTCTGGAATTTTGTGGACGGCGAGCCTGTCATAAATCATTGGAAGACCCTCCGGGAAATACCGGTTTCAACGGATTTGTCCGAACGGATTTCCAAGGAGCTTAAAACCCTGGGTTTTACCTTTGTAGGGCCGACTATTGTGTATGCTTTTATCCAGGCTGCGGGGCTTGTGAATGATCATCTTGTGGATTGTTTTAGGTACAAGGGCGTGTATGAATAA
- a CDS encoding AAA family ATPase: METPIAEFVRKVRNNIEKVFLGKTPVIDMIMAAFLARGHVLLEDVPGTGKTILARAFAASLDLSFARIQCTPDLLPADILGVSIWHQDEGRFVFRKGPIVNQFVLVDEINRATPRTQSALLEAMAEGQISVEGNRLPLPEPFFVLATENPVEYEGTFPLPEAQKDRFLLSLPIGYPDAASEARMLEDQRRITHPVTDLRAVANAAELGPLQEAVAKIHVDPLVRNYLLALIEATRQDTGLRAGISPRGSLALYRVSQALAALRGRDFVTPEDVKEMAPPVFRQRLILSSEALVRGIKPDRIIASVLDRVPVPEYRSA; this comes from the coding sequence ATGGAAACGCCCATTGCCGAATTTGTCCGGAAGGTAAGAAACAATATCGAAAAAGTTTTCCTCGGGAAGACCCCGGTCATCGATATGATCATGGCTGCCTTTTTGGCGCGGGGCCACGTGCTTTTGGAAGACGTGCCTGGCACCGGGAAGACTATACTTGCCAGGGCCTTCGCGGCCAGCCTCGACTTGAGCTTTGCCCGCATCCAGTGCACGCCGGATCTCCTGCCCGCCGACATACTCGGCGTCTCAATCTGGCATCAGGACGAGGGCAGGTTTGTGTTCCGCAAAGGGCCAATCGTGAATCAGTTCGTGCTGGTGGACGAGATCAACCGGGCGACCCCCCGTACCCAGTCTGCCCTGCTCGAAGCCATGGCAGAGGGCCAGATTTCTGTTGAAGGGAACCGCCTCCCCCTGCCCGAGCCTTTCTTCGTCCTGGCTACCGAAAACCCTGTTGAATATGAAGGCACCTTCCCTCTGCCGGAAGCCCAGAAGGACCGTTTTTTGCTTTCCCTCCCTATAGGCTATCCCGATGCTGCGTCCGAAGCCAGGATGCTCGAAGACCAGCGCCGCATTACCCATCCGGTAACAGATTTGCGGGCTGTTGCAAATGCTGCCGAACTCGGCCCCCTGCAGGAGGCTGTCGCCAAAATCCATGTAGATCCGCTGGTGCGGAATTATCTTTTGGCGCTTATAGAGGCCACCCGCCAGGACACTGGCCTTAGGGCTGGAATTTCGCCCAGGGGCAGCCTTGCCCTATACCGGGTATCCCAGGCCCTGGCGGCCCTCAGGGGCAGGGACTTTGTAACCCCCGAAGATGTCAAGGAAATGGCGCCTCCTGTTTTCCGCCAGCGCCTCATCCTTTCTTCCGAAGCCCTGGTAAGGGGCATAAAGCCCGACAGGATCATTGCTTCTGTCCTGGACAGGGTCCCGGTGCCCGAATACCGTTCCGCATGA
- a CDS encoding DUF58 domain-containing protein, translating to MTEEKGRWASIKTGGSGFLIAGIPLLLLLYIFTPQRLIQFAALFLLVIVLGSRIYSEYLIRSICLFRRDGELRGFRHEWIEAELSVENRGRLPAFMLAVGDNPGRLAVFRDNKILCTLGARRRRIFRWQGYGSSRGEFSLGPAIVRGADPLGLFPFTLISAETTHLFVYPAPGFLNLRPPGGIPLGALITANPFDEDLTRCRSLREYYPGDEMRRINWKASARMIAQSGGNGWGGLMVNEYESTLSYPLVVFLNADPAEYHLKTRELYLERAIEAAAAVCLMASRERQTLGFILHTKRGQFGEGVISPAAFTLIPILERLAVFAHRDLEENEKSIDDTELSVTLRGSTARMLDEGKFLPFGTRLVYAGSGLEESDYQALGSLRRYHLTLEYLCLDEKALPPPGERGFNQYQMKEAGYEIL from the coding sequence ATGACAGAGGAAAAAGGGAGATGGGCTTCCATTAAAACCGGGGGCAGCGGCTTCTTGATTGCCGGCATCCCCTTGCTTCTCCTCCTCTATATCTTTACCCCCCAGCGTTTGATCCAATTCGCGGCGCTTTTTCTCCTTGTCATCGTCCTCGGCTCGCGGATCTACAGCGAGTACCTCATACGCAGCATTTGCCTCTTTAGGCGTGACGGCGAACTCCGGGGCTTCAGGCATGAGTGGATCGAAGCGGAACTTTCTGTAGAGAACAGGGGGAGGCTTCCTGCCTTCATGCTGGCAGTGGGGGACAATCCGGGGAGGCTCGCGGTTTTTAGGGACAACAAGATACTCTGCACCCTGGGCGCCAGGAGGCGAAGGATTTTCAGGTGGCAGGGTTACGGTTCAAGCAGGGGCGAGTTCAGCCTTGGGCCCGCAATAGTCCGGGGCGCAGACCCCCTGGGGCTTTTTCCTTTCACTTTGATTTCGGCTGAGACGACCCATCTTTTTGTGTACCCTGCGCCGGGCTTTTTAAATCTTAGGCCGCCGGGCGGCATACCCCTGGGCGCATTGATTACCGCCAATCCTTTTGACGAAGATCTTACCCGCTGCCGTTCCCTCAGGGAGTATTACCCCGGCGACGAAATGAGGCGCATCAACTGGAAAGCCAGTGCCAGGATGATAGCCCAAAGCGGAGGCAATGGCTGGGGCGGCCTCATGGTAAATGAATACGAATCCACCCTTTCGTACCCTTTGGTGGTTTTTCTTAACGCGGACCCCGCAGAATATCATTTAAAAACCAGGGAACTCTACCTTGAGCGTGCCATCGAAGCTGCTGCGGCTGTCTGCCTCATGGCCTCCCGGGAACGGCAGACCCTTGGCTTCATACTCCACACAAAACGAGGCCAGTTTGGCGAAGGCGTGATCAGCCCCGCTGCGTTCACCTTAATCCCCATACTGGAAAGATTGGCAGTATTTGCGCACAGGGATCTTGAAGAAAACGAAAAAAGCATTGATGATACTGAATTAAGCGTAACGCTGCGCGGCAGTACGGCGCGTATGCTGGATGAAGGGAAATTCCTTCCCTTCGGGACCAGGCTGGTTTATGCGGGCTCCGGCCTTGAGGAAAGCGATTATCAGGCTCTGGGCAGTTTGAGGCGCTATCATCTTACCCTGGAGTACCTCTGCCTGGACGAAAAGGCCCTCCCGCCCCCAGGGGAAAGGGGTTTTAATCAATACCAGATGAAAGAGGCCGGCTATGAGATTCTCTAG